The following are from one region of the Abiotrophia defectiva ATCC 49176 genome:
- a CDS encoding DUF1189 family protein: MSTKAFPLNYFAAMAGPVSAFKERQPLKLRQTLAVILLIISVMILPIAVKIGQLKIVSLDQFASQSMALLDDQVAEQLAHYATGPNGQLVMPSQDISLRDDDQGRVMLLAQDDSQQLEASLAGKAGVAFTPERFVVTAAGNRFLSQPYDPEADFRPATSADSLNRLLSGQWFQNNRLAIILTIFINSWLLLAVSFLIMLFGVAGFLSFMKFTDIFSIKSYGQAFRVCLNCFGWPTLVAVLVGFVTGNPAHVLTGLGIAFMAMIMWVYWTTHFQDAYVEAKLAAQEDK; this comes from the coding sequence ATGTCCACAAAAGCATTTCCCCTTAATTACTTTGCCGCCATGGCAGGGCCAGTGTCGGCCTTCAAGGAGCGGCAACCTCTCAAACTCAGACAGACCCTAGCTGTGATTCTCTTGATTATTAGCGTCATGATTCTGCCCATTGCGGTTAAGATTGGCCAGCTTAAGATTGTCAGCCTAGATCAATTTGCTTCCCAGTCTATGGCCCTGCTAGACGACCAAGTAGCGGAGCAGTTGGCTCATTATGCGACTGGGCCCAATGGCCAGTTGGTCATGCCTAGCCAAGACATCAGTCTGCGTGACGATGACCAGGGCCGTGTCATGCTCCTGGCTCAAGATGATAGCCAGCAGCTAGAAGCTAGCCTGGCAGGCAAGGCGGGGGTAGCCTTCACACCTGAACGTTTCGTGGTGACGGCGGCAGGCAATCGCTTCTTGTCCCAGCCTTATGACCCAGAAGCTGACTTTAGACCGGCTACTAGCGCCGACAGTCTCAACCGGCTCCTATCTGGCCAGTGGTTCCAAAATAATCGCCTAGCCATTATTCTGACCATCTTCATTAATTCCTGGCTCTTGCTAGCGGTCAGCTTCCTAATCATGCTCTTTGGTGTGGCGGGCTTCCTGTCCTTTATGAAATTCACGGATATCTTCTCCATTAAGTCTTATGGCCAGGCCTTCCGGGTCTGCCTCAACTGCTTCGGTTGGCCAACCTTGGTGGCCGTCCTGGTAGGCTTTGTGACGGGCAACCCGGCCCATGTCCTAACTGGATTGGGCATTGCCTTTATGGCCATGATTATGTGGGTTTACTGGACGACGCATTTCCAAGATGCCTATGTAGAAGCCAAGTTGGCGGCCCAGGAGGACAAGTAG
- a CDS encoding PTS sugar transporter subunit IIB, translated as MKVLAACGSGMGSSQIIKMKITNVFRKIGVPLEIHHCAIAEAKSLAKGYDVVICSKALIDVFDGLDLPNTKVIGLQNLLSEKEITEKLAENGIGA; from the coding sequence ATGAAAGTATTAGCAGCATGTGGTTCAGGGATGGGTTCAAGCCAAATTATTAAAATGAAGATTACCAATGTCTTCCGCAAAATCGGTGTACCTTTGGAAATCCACCACTGTGCGATCGCTGAAGCAAAATCCTTGGCTAAGGGCTATGATGTGGTGATCTGCTCCAAAGCCTTAATCGATGTCTTCGATGGCTTAGATTTACCAAACACTAAAGTCATTGGCTTACAAAACCTCTTATCTGAAAAAGAAATCACTGAGAAATTAGCTGAAAACGGCATTGGTGCCTAA
- a CDS encoding PTS sugar transporter subunit IIA — MLREIIDGNRFSFQAGYDSWEDAIRAACEPLVAQGVIEPEYPGYIIANVHEFGPYIVIAPDICIPHAQEGRGVNETAVAFMNTEKPVDFGPSADFQPRLFFVLASTDNDKHLENLSELVTLLDSEEVVEAFVKARSKEDLQSILEGLGE; from the coding sequence ATGTTAAGAGAAATTATTGACGGTAATCGTTTCAGCTTCCAGGCTGGCTACGATTCCTGGGAAGATGCCATTCGCGCTGCCTGTGAGCCCCTAGTGGCTCAGGGCGTGATTGAGCCAGAATATCCAGGCTATATCATTGCTAACGTCCATGAATTTGGACCTTACATCGTGATTGCGCCGGACATCTGCATTCCCCATGCCCAAGAGGGAAGAGGGGTGAATGAAACCGCCGTTGCCTTTATGAATACAGAAAAGCCAGTTGACTTCGGTCCTAGTGCTGATTTCCAACCTCGCCTTTTCTTCGTCTTGGCATCTACAGACAATGACAAGCACTTGGAAAACCTCTCTGAACTCGTGACCTTGCTCGATTCAGAAGAAGTGGTGGAGGCCTTTGTTAAGGCCCGCAGCAAGGAAGACTTACAATCTATTTTAGAGGGATTAGGTGAATAA
- a CDS encoding L-ribulose-5-phosphate 3-epimerase: protein MTTFGIYEKALPKGISWQERLELAASLGFDFVEMSIDETDERLARLQWTDQEIEAVNQAQRSTGVRIYSICLSGHRRYPFGSADPAKRQKALEMMQECVDLAVKLGVRNIQLAGYDVYYEDKTVLSRELFIQNLDKAVKMAAAKQVMLSIEIMDDPFINSLSKFMEIKQQIKSPWLQAYPDLGNLSAWPENNPGYELEKGIDHIVAVHVKDTKNVTPDFPGQFKCVPWGEGDVDFLGCLKTLKRLGYEGTFLFEMWSETDDQPAERIKEAQAFLKPIFEEAGY, encoded by the coding sequence ATGACAACATTTGGTATTTATGAGAAGGCCCTACCTAAGGGCATTTCCTGGCAGGAGCGGCTAGAGCTAGCGGCCTCCTTGGGCTTCGACTTCGTTGAAATGTCCATTGACGAGACCGACGAGCGTCTGGCCCGCCTGCAATGGACCGATCAAGAGATTGAGGCTGTCAACCAAGCCCAACGCTCTACGGGCGTCCGCATCTATTCCATCTGCTTATCCGGCCATCGCCGCTATCCATTTGGGTCGGCTGATCCCGCTAAGCGCCAAAAGGCCTTGGAAATGATGCAGGAATGTGTGGACTTAGCGGTTAAGTTAGGCGTCCGCAACATCCAATTGGCCGGCTATGATGTCTACTATGAAGACAAGACCGTGCTGTCGCGTGAGCTCTTTATCCAGAACCTAGACAAGGCGGTTAAGATGGCGGCTGCCAAACAAGTCATGCTGTCCATTGAGATTATGGATGATCCCTTCATTAACTCCCTGTCTAAATTCATGGAAATCAAGCAACAAATCAAGTCACCATGGCTGCAAGCCTATCCTGACTTGGGTAACTTGTCTGCTTGGCCAGAAAACAATCCAGGTTACGAACTAGAGAAGGGGATTGACCACATTGTGGCTGTCCATGTTAAGGACACCAAGAATGTGACGCCAGACTTCCCAGGCCAATTCAAGTGTGTGCCATGGGGTGAGGGTGATGTCGACTTCTTAGGCTGCCTTAAGACCCTTAAGCGCTTAGGTTATGAAGGGACCTTCCTCTTCGAAATGTGGAGTGAGACCGACGACCAGCCAGCAGAACGTATCAAGGAAGCACAGGCCTTCCTAAAACCAATCTTTGAGGAGGCGGGATACTAA
- a CDS encoding extracellular solute-binding protein — translation MKFNWKKLAIGTMSAAMALAAFPFGAVKVATAQEAKLVISGGGLTDYLKANIKDFEEKNNVKVEISDNTDMFGMLDALALDGPAGNGADVYIAPNDRVGALAKAGHLSEVKLLDDAKYDDKDKQGVSIDGKVYGAPAVIETIIMYYNKDLLKEAPKSFDDLMALSKDDKYKFAGEEGKNVAFLGQLTNFYFSYGILAGYGGYVFGQNGTDPKDIGLNNDKSVEAINYISDWYKNVWPKGMLDVKSSYDFMKQSFIEGKTAAIITGPWEAKALKDAKVNLGAAKLPSLPGGNEYKPFAGGKAWVISEYSENKELAQKFLDWASSEEQQNKLYKGFGEVPANHVAREAAAKDNNEITKAVIDTFANAVPMPNIPQMAEVWPGAENLIFDAASGNKSAKEAADAAVELIKQAIEQKHGE, via the coding sequence ATGAAATTTAACTGGAAAAAACTTGCAATCGGGACTATGTCTGCAGCTATGGCTTTAGCAGCATTCCCATTCGGCGCAGTGAAAGTTGCGACTGCCCAAGAAGCTAAATTGGTGATCTCTGGTGGGGGCTTAACTGACTACCTCAAAGCAAACATCAAAGACTTCGAAGAGAAAAACAACGTGAAAGTTGAAATCTCTGACAACACTGACATGTTCGGTATGTTAGATGCTTTAGCTTTAGACGGCCCTGCTGGGAACGGTGCAGACGTTTATATCGCACCTAACGACCGTGTAGGTGCTTTAGCAAAAGCTGGTCACTTATCAGAAGTGAAATTATTAGACGACGCTAAGTACGATGACAAAGACAAACAAGGTGTATCCATCGACGGTAAAGTATACGGTGCGCCAGCTGTTATCGAAACCATCATCATGTACTACAACAAAGACTTATTGAAGGAAGCACCAAAATCTTTCGATGACTTAATGGCTTTGTCTAAAGACGACAAGTACAAGTTCGCAGGTGAAGAAGGTAAGAACGTTGCCTTCCTTGGTCAATTGACTAACTTCTACTTCAGCTACGGTATCTTAGCTGGTTACGGCGGTTATGTATTCGGCCAAAACGGTACAGATCCTAAAGACATCGGTTTGAACAACGACAAGTCTGTTGAAGCCATCAACTACATCAGCGACTGGTACAAGAATGTATGGCCAAAAGGGATGTTAGACGTTAAGTCTTCTTACGACTTCATGAAACAATCCTTCATCGAAGGTAAGACTGCTGCTATCATCACTGGTCCTTGGGAAGCTAAAGCTTTGAAAGATGCTAAAGTTAACTTAGGTGCTGCTAAATTACCTTCATTACCTGGCGGTAACGAGTACAAACCATTTGCCGGCGGTAAAGCATGGGTTATCTCAGAATACTCAGAAAACAAAGAATTGGCTCAAAAATTCTTAGACTGGGCATCTTCTGAAGAACAACAAAACAAATTGTACAAAGGCTTCGGCGAAGTTCCTGCTAACCACGTAGCACGTGAAGCAGCAGCTAAAGACAATAACGAAATCACTAAAGCGGTAATCGACACCTTCGCTAACGCAGTTCCAATGCCAAACATCCCACAAATGGCTGAAGTATGGCCAGGTGCTGAAAACTTAATCTTCGACGCAGCTTCAGGTAACAAGTCTGCTAAAGAAGCAGCTGACGCAGCGGTAGAATTGATCAAACAAGCGATCGAACAAAAACACGGCGAATAA
- a CDS encoding 3-keto-L-gulonate-6-phosphate decarboxylase UlaD, which yields MGIPNLQVALDHSNRPDAVAAAVSVGHEVDIIEAGTVLLLEVGGEVVQTLRNIFPDKIIVADTKCADAGGTVAKNVAKYGADWMTCICSATIPTMKAAAKEVKEIQVELYGDWTYEQAQQWLDAGISQAIYHQSRDALLAGETWGERDLSKVKKLIEMGFRVSVTGGLNVDTLELFRGVDVYTFIAGRGITEAADPAAAAREFKDKIREIWG from the coding sequence ATGGGAATTCCTAATTTACAAGTTGCCTTAGACCATTCTAATCGTCCTGATGCCGTAGCGGCTGCCGTATCAGTTGGCCATGAAGTCGACATTATCGAAGCAGGGACCGTGCTCTTACTGGAAGTAGGGGGCGAAGTGGTTCAAACCCTGCGCAACATCTTCCCTGACAAAATCATCGTCGCTGACACCAAGTGTGCCGATGCGGGTGGGACTGTGGCTAAGAACGTGGCTAAGTACGGAGCTGACTGGATGACCTGTATCTGTAGCGCCACCATTCCAACTATGAAGGCCGCAGCCAAAGAAGTTAAGGAAATCCAAGTCGAACTATATGGTGACTGGACTTATGAGCAGGCCCAACAGTGGTTAGACGCTGGTATCAGCCAAGCCATCTACCACCAAAGCCGTGACGCCCTCCTAGCAGGTGAAACCTGGGGTGAGCGCGACCTAAGCAAGGTTAAGAAATTAATCGAAATGGGCTTCCGTGTCTCTGTAACTGGTGGGCTCAACGTGGACACCTTGGAACTCTTCCGTGGCGTTGATGTCTACACCTTCATTGCCGGTCGTGGCATTACGGAAGCAGCAGATCCTGCTGCCGCAGCCCGCGAGTTCAAGGACAAGATCCGCGAGATCTGGGGTTAG
- a CDS encoding PTS ascorbate transporter subunit IIC, with amino-acid sequence MEFLFGFWQFFYANIFTKPEYFVGLIVLVGYLLLGRKWYDALAGFIKAVVGYMILNVAAGGLVSNFRPILVALADRFQLQAAVIDPYFGQAAAEAALKEAGHATGLTVQVLLVAFLANLALVIFRRFTKVRTVFITGHIMVQQSATATWLLALALGNDVNQLQFVVVLGIVLGVYWAVASNLTVEATQELTEGGGFAIGHQQMFGIWLTDKLAPKLSGKNDRKIEDLELPGFLSIFKESIVATSILMIVFFGAILLILGKDYLVSVNGQEILKLKMTTLKETDDFFFYIMKVALTFTVYIQVLQLGVRMFVAELSEAFQGISNKLLPGSMPAVDCAAVYGFGSPNAVTIGFLFGVLGQLVAIIGLIVFKSPVFIITGFVPVFFDNATFAVYANHKGGLRAASILTFASGVIQVLGGALAAGAFGLAKYGGWHGNFDWDTVWVGFGFLMQNLHYVGLGVVLVILLAIPQLQYLKNKEHYFTIAEDYEAYLEAKEA; translated from the coding sequence ATGGAATTTTTATTCGGTTTCTGGCAATTTTTCTATGCCAACATCTTTACCAAGCCTGAATACTTTGTCGGGCTGATTGTCTTAGTTGGTTATTTACTCTTGGGCCGCAAATGGTATGATGCCCTAGCTGGTTTCATCAAAGCCGTGGTCGGTTATATGATCTTGAACGTGGCAGCCGGCGGTTTGGTTTCAAACTTCCGTCCAATCTTGGTCGCTTTGGCTGACCGTTTCCAATTACAAGCAGCGGTTATCGACCCATACTTCGGGCAAGCTGCGGCTGAAGCAGCCTTGAAAGAAGCAGGTCACGCCACTGGTTTGACCGTGCAAGTGCTCTTAGTAGCCTTCTTGGCTAACTTAGCCTTAGTCATCTTCCGTCGTTTTACCAAGGTGCGTACCGTCTTCATTACCGGTCACATCATGGTCCAACAATCTGCAACGGCTACCTGGCTCTTGGCCTTGGCTTTGGGCAATGACGTGAACCAATTACAATTTGTGGTGGTTTTAGGGATTGTCCTTGGGGTTTACTGGGCAGTTGCTTCTAACCTTACGGTTGAAGCAACTCAAGAACTCACTGAAGGTGGCGGCTTCGCTATCGGTCACCAACAAATGTTTGGTATTTGGTTAACTGACAAGTTAGCGCCAAAACTCTCTGGTAAGAATGACCGTAAGATTGAAGATTTGGAATTGCCTGGTTTCTTATCTATCTTCAAAGAATCCATCGTGGCAACTTCTATCTTGATGATTGTCTTCTTCGGTGCCATCCTCTTAATCTTAGGTAAAGACTACTTAGTCAGCGTCAATGGGCAAGAAATTCTCAAGCTCAAGATGACCACTCTCAAGGAAACAGACGACTTCTTCTTCTACATCATGAAGGTTGCCTTGACCTTCACCGTTTACATCCAAGTATTGCAACTTGGGGTGCGGATGTTCGTGGCTGAATTGTCTGAAGCCTTCCAAGGGATCTCTAACAAACTCTTGCCAGGTTCTATGCCAGCGGTTGACTGTGCGGCTGTCTACGGTTTTGGTTCACCAAACGCCGTGACTATCGGCTTCCTCTTCGGGGTATTAGGTCAATTAGTGGCCATCATCGGTTTGATTGTCTTCAAGAGCCCTGTCTTCATCATCACTGGGTTCGTGCCTGTCTTCTTCGACAACGCGACCTTCGCTGTCTATGCTAACCACAAGGGTGGCTTGCGTGCCGCTTCTATCTTAACCTTCGCTTCTGGGGTCATCCAGGTATTGGGTGGGGCTTTGGCAGCAGGTGCTTTCGGCTTAGCTAAATACGGCGGTTGGCACGGCAACTTCGACTGGGACACTGTCTGGGTTGGGTTCGGTTTCTTAATGCAAAACTTACACTATGTAGGTTTGGGCGTCGTATTGGTGATCCTCTTGGCAATTCCTCAATTGCAATACCTCAAGAACAAGGAACACTACTTCACTATTGCAGAAGATTACGAAGCCTATTTAGAAGCAAAAGAAGCTTAA
- the ulaG gene encoding L-ascorbate 6-phosphate lactonase gives MRTIQDVTKDTWLRETFPEWGTWLNEEIRDKQVEPNSFAMWWLGCTGIWIKSDQGTNILCDLWTGTGKRSHGAGNMKKGHQMMRMSGVEKLQPNLRNQPFVLDPFEIEGVDALVVTHIHSDHLDINTAAAVAKNCPEAKFVGPKAVVDTWLKWGVPAERTVVVRPNESVKIKDIEVVALEAFDRTALVTWDGDPEYELKGKMPQDMDLIAVNYLFKTSGGNIYHAGDSHFSNMFAKHGNEHKIDVCLGAFGENPRGITDKMTSVDILRMAECLNARVVIPVHHDIWTNFMADTDEILALWNMKKDRLQYDFQPFIWQVGGQYNYPQDLNKLEFNFYRGFDDAFSKENDVPFPSFL, from the coding sequence ATGAGAACAATCCAAGATGTAACAAAGGATACCTGGTTGCGCGAGACCTTCCCAGAGTGGGGGACTTGGCTCAACGAAGAAATTCGTGACAAACAAGTAGAGCCAAATTCTTTCGCTATGTGGTGGTTAGGCTGTACCGGGATTTGGATCAAATCCGATCAAGGCACTAACATCCTTTGCGATCTCTGGACCGGTACAGGTAAACGCAGTCACGGGGCCGGCAACATGAAGAAAGGCCACCAAATGATGCGTATGTCCGGGGTAGAAAAACTCCAACCAAACTTACGTAACCAACCATTCGTCCTAGATCCATTCGAAATCGAAGGCGTGGACGCTTTAGTGGTCACTCACATCCACTCCGACCACTTAGACATTAACACCGCCGCGGCTGTGGCTAAGAACTGCCCAGAAGCTAAATTCGTGGGGCCTAAAGCCGTGGTCGATACCTGGCTCAAATGGGGTGTCCCAGCAGAACGTACCGTGGTAGTGCGTCCTAACGAATCGGTTAAGATCAAAGACATCGAAGTGGTCGCTTTAGAAGCCTTCGACCGGACCGCCTTAGTGACTTGGGATGGTGACCCTGAATATGAACTCAAGGGTAAAATGCCACAAGACATGGACCTAATTGCCGTTAACTACCTCTTCAAAACTTCAGGTGGTAACATCTACCATGCCGGCGACTCTCACTTCTCTAACATGTTCGCTAAACACGGTAACGAACACAAGATTGATGTCTGCTTAGGGGCCTTTGGTGAAAACCCTCGTGGGATTACCGACAAGATGACCTCTGTTGATATCTTGCGTATGGCTGAGTGCTTGAATGCCCGCGTAGTGATCCCAGTTCACCACGATATCTGGACCAACTTCATGGCTGATACCGATGAAATCTTAGCCCTCTGGAACATGAAGAAAGACCGCCTGCAATATGACTTCCAACCATTTATCTGGCAAGTAGGGGGTCAATACAACTACCCACAAGACTTGAACAAGTTGGAATTCAACTTCTACCGTGGCTTCGACGATGCCTTCAGCAAGGAAAACGACGTGCCATTCCCATCCTTCTTATAA
- a CDS encoding YaiI/YqxD family protein encodes MRILLDGDACPVKAEAINLAAKWDLPVIIVASYNHVSKTDYPAHVQTVYVERGADQADYKIVALVQQGDIVVTQDYGLATILLNKAIVLHHMGWRYRPEAMDQLLTQRYMGQVSRRKTGRYGGKGPKPFGRQDRERFSASLEAIIRQEIRQEKGAGL; translated from the coding sequence ATGCGGATTCTGCTGGATGGGGATGCCTGTCCTGTTAAGGCCGAGGCCATTAACCTAGCCGCCAAATGGGACTTGCCCGTCATCATCGTGGCCTCCTATAACCATGTCAGCAAGACCGATTATCCGGCTCATGTCCAGACGGTTTATGTGGAGCGGGGCGCTGACCAGGCCGACTATAAGATTGTGGCCTTAGTCCAGCAGGGCGATATTGTGGTTACCCAGGACTATGGTCTGGCGACCATTCTCCTTAACAAGGCCATTGTCTTGCATCATATGGGCTGGCGCTACCGGCCAGAAGCCATGGACCAGCTCCTGACCCAACGTTATATGGGCCAGGTCAGCCGGCGCAAGACGGGACGCTACGGAGGCAAGGGGCCCAAGCCCTTTGGCCGCCAGGACCGGGAGCGTTTCTCAGCCTCACTAGAAGCCATCATTAGACAAGAAATAAGACAAGAAAAGGGAGCCGGCCTGTGA
- a CDS encoding sugar ABC transporter permease, which translates to MADTVAPRQDERKAMSLSLIPGLGQFYNGQTLKGIIFLALTALFIFEMFTFGYDALVGFVTLGSVPKQDHSLFLLIRGSLQIIITIIFLAFYGANILDARSIARKINKGEKISKTLKEMLHNIYADGFPYLLIIPSYIFMAFAIVFPVLVTVCTAFINYDFKHTPPAKLLDWVGIENFWNIFNLSTFRDAFMAVFTWTLIWTICATTLQIVIGVFTAIVAHQPFIKGKRIFGVIFLLPWAVPAFITIMTFSNMFNDSIGAINTQVIPFLNHLIPFVDLPTLAWKTDPNWTKVAIIMIQAWLGFPYVYVMTTSILQSIPETLYEAAKIDGAGAVKRFTAITLPVILSVAAPIFMTQYTFNFNNFSMIYLFNDGGPGSVGGGAGSTDILISWIYKITTGQSPQFSIAAALTLIISLIIISVSLFVFKKTNAFNIEEA; encoded by the coding sequence ATGGCAGACACGGTTGCACCGCGTCAAGATGAGCGTAAAGCCATGAGCCTGTCTCTGATTCCAGGTCTGGGACAATTCTATAATGGCCAAACCCTCAAAGGGATTATCTTCCTGGCTTTGACTGCACTCTTTATCTTTGAAATGTTTACCTTCGGTTATGACGCCCTCGTAGGCTTTGTGACCTTGGGTTCCGTTCCTAAGCAAGACCACTCCCTCTTCCTCTTAATTCGTGGGAGCTTGCAAATCATCATTACCATTATCTTCTTAGCCTTCTATGGGGCTAACATCTTAGACGCACGTTCCATCGCTCGTAAAATCAACAAGGGCGAGAAAATCTCTAAGACCTTGAAGGAAATGCTCCACAACATCTATGCGGATGGTTTCCCTTATCTCTTAATTATTCCGTCTTATATCTTTATGGCCTTTGCCATTGTCTTCCCAGTATTGGTGACGGTATGTACAGCCTTTATTAACTATGACTTCAAACACACGCCACCTGCTAAACTCTTAGACTGGGTAGGGATTGAGAACTTCTGGAACATCTTCAACCTCTCAACCTTCCGTGATGCCTTCATGGCGGTCTTCACTTGGACCTTGATTTGGACCATCTGTGCGACCACCTTACAAATCGTGATTGGGGTCTTCACTGCCATTGTGGCTCACCAACCATTTATCAAGGGCAAACGTATCTTCGGGGTTATCTTCCTCTTACCTTGGGCGGTACCAGCCTTCATTACCATCATGACCTTCTCTAACATGTTCAATGACTCCATCGGGGCCATTAACACGCAGGTTATTCCATTCTTGAACCACTTGATTCCATTTGTGGATCTGCCAACCCTGGCTTGGAAGACCGATCCAAACTGGACCAAGGTAGCCATTATCATGATTCAAGCTTGGTTAGGTTTCCCATATGTCTATGTTATGACCACTTCTATCCTACAATCTATTCCTGAAACACTCTATGAGGCAGCGAAAATTGATGGGGCAGGGGCTGTCAAACGCTTCACCGCCATTACCTTACCGGTTATCTTGTCGGTGGCTGCACCAATCTTCATGACCCAATACACCTTCAACTTCAACAACTTCTCCATGATCTACCTCTTCAACGATGGGGGTCCAGGTTCTGTTGGGGGCGGTGCCGGGTCAACCGACATCTTGATTTCTTGGATCTATAAGATTACCACTGGTCAATCACCACAGTTCTCCATTGCGGCGGCCTTGACCTTGATTATCTCCTTGATTATCATCTCGGTATCCTTATTCGTCTTCAAGAAAACCAACGCCTTTAACATTGAGGAGGCCTAA
- a CDS encoding DeoR/GlpR family DNA-binding transcription regulator has product MKRSVQDVRQRRDLMIQALNQSPSKSLTVEILAQLAKVSTMTVRRDLNLLAKMGIIERHHGYAILNEVPFFEGDTQNPHIEQIKQAIAEKAATYIEEKMTIYMNTSTTAMHVMDYLKETPVTVVTNNLRMSEQEMHPSSTIILSGGEIHFPKAALVGELAADSLRHINANICIMGCSGINAQVGITTGDFRESKVNQLMVQNSHGLVIVVADYRKIGVTSNFQVAGIQKIDILITDTYGDPALLKEIEEAGVTVIQIDEAI; this is encoded by the coding sequence ATGAAACGTTCCGTCCAAGATGTTCGTCAACGGCGTGATTTGATGATTCAGGCCCTCAACCAATCACCCAGCAAGAGTCTAACCGTCGAAATCCTAGCCCAACTGGCCAAGGTGTCTACTATGACGGTGCGGCGTGACTTGAACCTGCTGGCTAAGATGGGCATTATCGAACGCCACCATGGTTATGCCATCCTGAATGAGGTGCCCTTTTTCGAAGGTGATACCCAAAATCCCCATATCGAACAAATCAAACAGGCCATCGCTGAAAAAGCCGCTACTTATATAGAAGAAAAGATGACCATTTATATGAACACCTCCACCACCGCCATGCACGTCATGGACTATCTCAAGGAGACCCCAGTCACGGTCGTCACCAACAACCTGCGCATGAGCGAACAGGAAATGCATCCAAGTTCGACCATTATCCTGTCAGGGGGCGAGATTCATTTTCCTAAGGCGGCCCTGGTCGGCGAACTGGCGGCTGATTCCCTGCGCCATATCAATGCCAATATCTGCATTATGGGCTGCTCCGGCATTAACGCCCAAGTCGGCATTACCACCGGCGACTTCCGCGAGTCCAAGGTCAACCAACTCATGGTCCAGAACTCCCACGGTCTGGTCATCGTGGTGGCTGACTACCGCAAGATTGGTGTCACCTCCAACTTCCAGGTAGCCGGCATTCAAAAGATCGACATCCTGATCACTGACACCTATGGCGACCCTGCCCTCCTCAAGGAAATCGAAGAGGCCGGCGTGACTGTCATTCAAATTGATGAAGCCATCTAA
- a CDS encoding sugar ABC transporter permease: protein MKNLTKSAKFSRYVGQFLTYFYMVVLSIVIIYPLLITVSSAFKAGNVTAFSLDLGMQWSLDNFTRLFNETKYLSWYRNTLFVATTTMVVQVFVVTLAGYAYSRYNFMGRKKSLLFFLIVQMVPTMAALTAFYVMAVLLNALNQFWFLSLIYIGGGIPMNTWLMKGYFDTVPYDLDESANLDGAGHFRIFWQIVLPLVRPMIAVQALWAFMGPFGDYLLAKFLLRKEESYTVAAGLQTLIADQRNQRVALFAAGAILIAVPISALFFMLQKNFVTGLVNGGTKG from the coding sequence ATGAAAAATTTGACTAAATCAGCGAAATTTTCCCGTTATGTAGGCCAATTCCTGACCTACTTCTACATGGTTGTCCTCTCCATCGTCATTATTTACCCGCTCTTAATCACCGTGAGTTCGGCCTTTAAGGCAGGGAACGTGACCGCCTTCTCCCTAGACTTGGGGATGCAATGGTCCTTGGACAACTTCACCCGTCTCTTCAACGAGACCAAGTACCTCTCTTGGTACCGTAACACCTTGTTCGTCGCAACGACTACCATGGTGGTGCAAGTCTTCGTTGTCACCTTGGCAGGTTATGCTTACAGCCGTTACAACTTCATGGGCCGTAAGAAATCCTTGCTCTTCTTCTTAATCGTGCAAATGGTGCCAACCATGGCTGCCTTGACTGCCTTCTACGTTATGGCTGTCTTGCTCAACGCCCTCAACCAATTCTGGTTCCTCTCTCTGATCTATATCGGGGGTGGGATTCCAATGAACACCTGGTTGATGAAGGGTTACTTCGATACCGTGCCTTACGACTTGGATGAATCTGCTAACCTTGACGGGGCAGGTCACTTCCGGATCTTCTGGCAAATCGTCTTGCCATTGGTGCGTCCAATGATCGCCGTGCAAGCCCTCTGGGCCTTCATGGGACCATTCGGGGACTACCTCTTGGCTAAGTTCTTGCTGCGTAAGGAAGAGTCTTATACTGTCGCAGCCGGTCTGCAAACTCTGATTGCGGACCAACGTAACCAACGGGTTGCGCTCTTCGCGGCCGGTGCTATCTTAATCGCCGTGCCAATCTCAGCCCTCTTCTTCATGTTACAGAAGAACTTCGTGACCGGTTTGGTCAACGGGGGGACCAAGGGCTAA